The Vigna angularis cultivar LongXiaoDou No.4 chromosome 9, ASM1680809v1, whole genome shotgun sequence DNA window TAATGAAAAGACTCCTTTTTATATATGGAATTTGAAATCATATCCTGATATTCTTGTCTTTTACTTCCTTCTATTTTTCCTAACGGAGTCCGGCAGCTCTATATTTTTTGGATATAAATCATGTGTTTGACACTTCTTCTTTCTTAGTAGTACTTATTCTCGTAATGCAGATTAGGAATTTAGTGCTATCTAAGCCTATATTGtcaatctaatatttttttttcctgtaaAAACAAATGTATGTTAGAGAGGCTCTTGTGATTTTTAGGTCAGCGAGAACTGATTTTTGTTGAAAGAGCGAGAGGGTTGGTGGTAACTCAGGAGTTTAGATAATTCCGTtgttaaaatcttttaaaatctataatattCCTATTAGCTTGTAGGGGgtatagagaaagaaaaaagtactAGAATGTTTTCCTTTCTGCTTCAACCGACTTGTTTAATTCCTTTCATTTTCCATGTTTGCAACTTTGCATAGGTCAGTAGTAGTTAGATCAAAATGTCTCGAAGATATGATAGCCGAACAACAATCTTCTCTCCTGAAGGACGTCTTTACCAAGTGGAATATGCAATGGAAGCTATTGGTAATGCCGGTACTGCAATAGGGATCTTATCGAAAGATGGAGTTGTGCTGGTTGGTGAAAAAAAGGTCACATCCAAGCTGCTCCAAACCTCAACCTCCACTGAGAAAATGTACAAGATTGATGATCATGTTGCATGTGCCGTGGCTGGGATAATGTCCGATGCCAACATTCTGATCAATACTGCAAGGGTCCAAGCACAACGCTACACTTATGCTTATCAAGAGCCAATGCCAGTTGAGCAGCTAGTTCAATCTCTCTGTGATACCAAGCAAGGTTACACCCAATTTGGTGGTCTTAGGCCATTCGGGGTCTCATTTCTGTTTGCAGGATGGGACAAAAACTTTGGCTTTCAGCTTTACATGAGTGACCCTAGTGGAAATTATGGTGGCTGGAAAGCTGGAGCCATTGGGGCAAATAACCAGGCAGCACAATCAATACTGAAACAGGACTACAAGGATGATATCACAAGAGAAGAAGCAGTTCAACTTGCACTGAAGGTTTTAAGTAAAACCATGGACAGCACAAGTCTGACTTCAGAAAAGCTTGAACTTGCTGAGGTTTTTCTGTCACCCTCTGGTAAAGTGAAGTATGAAGTTTGCTCCCCAGAGTCCCTCACTAAGCTGTTGGTGAAGTTTGGTGTAACCCAACCTGCAACAGACACTGCGTAGTTCAATTTTTCCTATCTTGTTCATTTATGGTGCTTTTGGCATTATATGGCAGCTATTGGGTCAAACACATTTCAAGCTTAAACATTTTGGATCTTCCTACATCTGAGATTTTCAAGACAGATATATGGCCTTTGAGTTCCATTTGGTTAACCACTGTGTTTCCATGATTTGGTACTTGTTATTTGAATCAAAGTTTATAGGAGAACAAATCAATCAGCTCGTAAGTACTTTTACGAAATTTGtgtttagtttatattaatttcaaaaatatttctgATGAAGTTGACAAATTGcgattatttttctaaaataaataagccAAATACCTATCGAGATTAGAGCTATTCATTTGAGAAAAGTgtttactttattatttgtttgcaATAATTAGTGAGCAGAGAGTAAATTATTTCGAGAATAAGTATTACATGAAACTATTTTCATCTAAGAATCTATTACATGAAATAAcattattaaagtaaaagagtaaattataattttacttcactttaatttttactttgcggattttttttttcatctttttacgAATTTAttcctattttaaaaaatatgtagtGTTTCGGTAGGGATTTTGTGGGATCGAAACACTAACCTTTCTGACGTGACTTCAACGTTTGAGTTGTGTGTTTCGTTTGTATGCTTTTAGTCTGGGCCACACGTACCTAGCTGTTGGCTCtgacattatatttataagtcacctcatggatcctaaacCGATACAggtccaataaaataaaaacagattTACCTTTAGATTCGGCATTATATTTGGTCGGTTGCTCATAAAcaacttatcaatatctttaattagatatatttaattattttatcctctGCTGGACTATTACCTCAATAATACCTTAAGTGTTGGCCCAATTATGGCCCAACACCATTTAACGTGGTTGACCTTAGTTGATACAGTGGATGATGGCCTGGTTAACCATTATTGTGGTAGTGACTGAACAGTTAACAATTAGTAACTGTTCGATATACACTATACCCGATATATGCCCCCAAATCCGAGTTAATCGTTCGACTTTTAGCCATGATTAATTGTAGGATTTATGAGCTCGAGAGAGACCAGACGGTTTGTATGTAGGATGTTGTCACCTGTACTAAAGAGGAAAAACAATTCGAATCCACATGTGATTAGGAAAATGTAGTCAAtcaaattaacattaaataatttggGTTATGaagccgaatggccgaatggccgaatgttTGAACGCTTGAGGCAATGGAAGGCCGAGCAGTCGAGGCTGAATGGTCAAATACTTGAGTTTGAATGGCCGAAtacttgtgaggccgaatggttgaATGCTTGTAaggccgaatgaccgaataCCTGAGAAGCCGAATGATTGAATACCTGTGAGTGAGCCTTTTACCGTTCAGATGATAGTCCATAAGGGACTGGCCTCCCCTGCtcggtttatagtccatgggggactatCTACACCGCTCGGTTtttagtccatgggggactgtctttacTGCTCTGTTTATAGCTATGGGAGACTGTCTTTACTGTTTGGTTTATAGTCCATGAGGGACTGTCTTTACTGTTCagtttatagtccatgggggactatCTTTACCGCTcgatttatagtccatgggtGACTGTCTCTACCGCTCagtttatagtccatgggggattGTCTTTACCACTCgttttatagtccatggggaaCTTTCTTTACCACTCattttatagtccatgggggactatCTTTATCGTtcggtttatagtccatggaGGACTgtctttaccgttcggtttataGTCCATGAGGGACTgtctttaccgttcggtttataGTCCATGAGGGACTGTCTTTATTGTTCGGTTTATAGTCCATGACGGACTGTCTTTACCGCtcggtttatagtccatgggagACTGTCTCTACCGCtcggtttatagtccatgggggactatCTTTGCCACTCgttttatagtccatgggggactatCTTTACCACTCgttttatagtccatgggggactgtctttacCGTTCGATTTATAGTCCATGGCGGACTGTCTTTATCGTTCGGTTTTGAACCTAGGAGTTCGATTTGAAACGTTCCTTGAGTTTTGTGGACGACCCTATAAGGTTGATTTGCCGACTACATGTGATAAAACGTGATCATGATGTCATAAGCATTTATTCCAACAAAagaatttaaacaataaaagtCTATGTATGAGGAAATTGAAATAAACATGATAGTAATGTTCAACTAAAGTAAACTTGAGATTTGTTGCATTCCACATGTTAGGAAAGACTTTTTATCATATCTTCTAGTTCATATGTCGAAGAACTCTGCGGTCAGGGTTGTGACTGTGGTTGTGACTGCTGCTGTAACTATGCATATGCCTTCATTCGACTTTTTGATAGAATCGTTCGGTTTCCTTGTGCTGAGATTTTTCTTTGGGAGGACTTCTTATTCGggttcctttttcttctacaaATTTCTGCAGATGGCAACCTCGGATGAGCCTTTCTATTTCATCTTTCAACACATTTCATTCCTCTGTAGTATGTCCTCGGTTTAGATGAAACCGATAGCTTTTCCTTTCGCCAGCGTCTTTTGGAGAAGACTTCTTTCGGATAAGAAGTTCGGTATTAAGAGTTTCCTCAAGAACTTTTACCCTAGGTGTGTTGAGGGGGTGCAATGATTATACCTGGGTGTTCGGATGAAATCCTTGTGAAACGTACCTCCATTCTTGTCGTTATTGTTGAATGACTGCCTGCCTTCTTTCTTGCTTCCTCCTGTAGAGACTTCTTGTTGTTTCTTTCTCGAGTTTCTCATAACctcaatacaaataaatttagcGATCCTTTCCTGAAGTTCGTCCATAGTTTTTGGTGGTCGGGCATATAGCCTTTCAGCAAAATATCCCGGTCTTAAACATGAAGGCAAATTGTTGATGATAAAAGTTTGATTAACATCTTTAACTCGTCGTGCGGTTTCTTTGTACCTTTTCATGAAGGCCTTCAAGGTTTCATCCTTCTTCTGTTTAGTATTTACCAATTCCGCCAGTGTTATCTCTTGTTTCTGATTAGAGGCGTATTGCCTTCTAAAGAGGGTTTCCATGGTGGCGAAGCAGTCCACTGTGTTTGGAGGAAGAGTGTTGTACCACTCTAACACCTCGTCCTTAAGTGATAAGGAGAAGGCTCTGCATATGATTGGATCACTGTCCGTGTAGAACTCCATTGCATTGGTGAAGATCCTAAGATGATTGTCGGGATCTGTCGAGCCATCATACTTCAATAATACAGGAGGATTCTTCTCTGGCATTGGAGTTTGCATGATGGTCACCATAAAAGGGAGTAAACTAGAGGGCCAAACAGTTTGCAGGGGCGATGGTTCTCTCCTTCCTCTACCGTTCGGGTTGGTGTGCTAAGATGGCTGTCGATTATGACTTCCATCATTTTCATTATGATGGTTGTTACCCCGTTCGACTGTGGACACCGAGTGCTGAGCTGATCGTTCGA harbors:
- the LOC108320151 gene encoding proteasome subunit alpha type-4, whose translation is MSRRYDSRTTIFSPEGRLYQVEYAMEAIGNAGTAIGILSKDGVVLVGEKKVTSKLLQTSTSTEKMYKIDDHVACAVAGIMSDANILINTARVQAQRYTYAYQEPMPVEQLVQSLCDTKQGYTQFGGLRPFGVSFLFAGWDKNFGFQLYMSDPSGNYGGWKAGAIGANNQAAQSILKQDYKDDITREEAVQLALKVLSKTMDSTSLTSEKLELAEVFLSPSGKVKYEVCSPESLTKLLVKFGVTQPATDTA